Genomic window (Desulforapulum autotrophicum HRM2):
ACGGTCAAGTCTCTGTTTGAGCATCAAATAAATCTCCTGGCAATCTGGTTGTTCGCTTGTGCCTGGTGTTAATAACATATTTTACCTTGACTAAAAAGCAGACCTACCTTTTAATGTCAAAGCTGAACAATTAATGCGTATAAATTCATCAACATCTTCTTTTCAGGAGCAATCAATATGCTGAGTGACCAGAAAATTGGCTTTATTGGATCCGGCAACATGGGGGAGGCCCTTATCAGCGGCCTTGTTCTTTCAAAGGTATCTTTACCTGAAAATATCATCTGCTCGGATGTAAGGCAGGATCAGCTCGATGCGATCCAGGCCAAATACGGCATTGCCACCACCACAGAGAATCTTGAGGTAATTGAAAGATCCGACATTGTTGTCTACGCAACAAAACCCCAGATTCTCCATACGGTTTTCAAGGAAACGGCAAAGGCCCTTGACATGTCCAAGCTCATCATCTCCATTGCCGCAGGGGTCCCCCTTGCCGCCATTGAATCCTGCCTTCAAAAGAAATTACGGCTGATCCGGGTGATGCCCAACATCTGCGCCTTTGTAAGGGAGAGTGCCACTGCAATTGCGGCTGGAAAGAACGTTCTCAAGGGGGATGTGGAGCTTGCAAAGGCAGTGTTTGACTCTGTGGGAAAAAGCGTTTTTATCCAGGAAAACGTTTTAATGGACGCCTTTACCGGATTGAGCGGAAGTGGGCCTGCCTATATCTTCATGATCATAGATGCCATGGCCGATGCAGGGGTAAAAATGGGGCTGTCCAGAAAAGACTCCCTGTTTTTGTCTACCCAGACCGTTCTGGGTGCGGCAAAGCTCCTTCTGGAATCCAAAGAACATCCGGGCCAGCTCAAGGACAGGGTCACCTCTCCGGGTGGAACGGCCATTGCCGGAATTCACACCCTGGAACAGGGAGGGCTCAGGACCACAATGATCAATGCAGTGGAGGCCGCATCCAAACGATCCACCGAGCTTGGCGAGCTAATGATCAAAAACTTTGCAAAAAACAACGAAGAGGAATAACGAACATGGCCGGGACAAGGGTGCTTGCAACTTTTAGGTGTAATCTTTTGGTGGGTATTTCAGACAAAACCACAGGGGTTCTTCAAAAGGTGCCAAGCAGGTGGGTGTAAGGTGCCATGATCAGGGGCTGTGCAGCGAACAAACGCTTAAGCCCCTTGACCGCCCCCTGACGCAGGGGCTCGTATTCCAGATAATTACCCTCGGAATCCACATAGGAAATAAGAATCCTGTGGAACTCCCGGGCAAGCCCGCCATGGACGGCCATGATCTCCCCCATGGATTCAGGGGCGCCCCAACCAATGCCACCGGACTCATCATTTAGACTCCACATGAGTCGTCTCATTACAACCCTTGCAGACTCCATGTCCCGATCGGCAAGGGTTGCCACCACCTGTCCCAGGGAGACAACGGCCCTTGCACGGATATGCTCATCACAGCTCTGGATATAGGAGATCAACGGATTTACAACCCTTTTGAGGTTATACCCGAGAATCTCATCAGGAAATGATTTGCCATCATCCCTGGCAAGCAGTGTGTATACCTCATTTTTAAGTTTCCTCAATCCACTCAATACAATGCCCCCTGCAGCTTCTGATAATATCGTTGATATCCTCTTCAGGATATGAGTCACTTTCTACAAGCTCAATATAGTTCGCATCGTTTTTCCTGAACACATGGGGACAAAGCTCAACGCAGATGTCACAAAGCACGCATTCACTCAAATCAATTTCAAGTTTTTTCTGCATCGTGTTCACACTCCTTCCACCACCCCTTACGCCTGTGGGCAGCTTCCTCCTTTCTTGCAAGATCCCTTAGTTTAAACCCTGAATCCAGGAGAATACCGTACAAGATGCCGCACCCTGAATCCTCCCGTTCTTCGTCGCCCTTGTGGGCCAGAAGAATCATCTGCTCGGCAAGTTCAAGGGCCTTGACAATATTGTTGTCGCATGGTTTCTGCAGCATCTGGAAAACCTCTCCTCGCTAATGATCCCGATAACATCCTAGGTTATATGTGAAAAACACTGCAGCAACCATGCCAGATTGATTTTGCACCCCTGACACGGGAAAAAGGTGTGCCGGGCATAGGATTTCCCCTGAACTTTTCAATAATCATGTACCACTGCATCAAAATTGAATGGTACAGTTATGCCTCAAAGAGACACCTTATTTTCCATTCAAACGGAAAACATTTTCCTTGCCTTCCACGGGCGGACAGCACATAATAAATCCCTGAAAAAGACAAAGCCCAATGGCATGGTAGTTGCTTTTGTTTTTGCCAATTGTGCAACAGCAGCGGCTGTTTCTTGCTTGATTGTTACGCCCCTGGGCCGAAAATCTTATGTTGTCGGCCAAAAAAAATGATACACAATAACCGGCATGGCCTGAGCATGGTATCTGCCCTGCCCACAACAAATAACGAAACCCCCCTGATTGCAACGCTTAGGTGGCGTTTCAAACATAAAAAACCATAGAACCATTAGGAGTGACCATGGATCCAGTTTTTCTATCAAGGCTTCAGTTCGCCGTTGCAACAATGTTCCATTTCCTGTTTGTTCCCCTGACCCTGGGGCTTTCCATCATTATTGCCTATATGGAAACAAAGTATGCCAGGACAGGAGACACCACCTACCTAAGAATGACTAAATTCTGGGGTAAACTCTTTCTCATCAACTTTGCCGTGGGCGTTGTCACAGGAATCACCCTGGAATTCCAGTTCGGAACCAACTGGTCCAGGTATTCCGAATATGTGGGCGACGTGTTTGGCTCTCTTCTGGCCATTGAGCCCACGATGGCTTTTTTCCTTGAGTCTACCTTTATCGGCATCTGGGTCTTTGGATGGAAAAGACTTTCAGCCAAGGCCCATGCAGCCGTCATGTGGATGGTTGCCATTGCAGGCAACTTTTCGGCCGTGTGGATTCTTACGGCCAATGGGTTCATGCAGCATCCGGTGGGCTACACCATCCGCAACGGCCGGGCTGAGATGACCGACTTTCTGGCCCTTGTTTTCAACAAATTCGCCCTGCTTGAAATTGTCCACATGATCCCTTCGGCCCTGGTTCTCGGGGCATTTTTCATCATGGGTATCTCCGCCTATCACCTGTTAAAGAAACAGCATGTGGATCTGTTTACCCGGTCGTTTAAGATCGCCCTGGTGATCGGACTTGTCTCGTCCCTGGCCGTTGCCTTTACAGGAGATCTCCACGCGGTGCATGTGAGTGAGGTCCAACCGGCAAAACTTGCGGCCATGGAGTCCCACTGGGAGACCCAGACCCAGGCACCCATTGTTCTCTTTGCCATTCCCGATGAGGCGGCCGGTAAAAATGCCTGGGAATTTGGCTCCATCCCGGGTATTTTAAGCTTCATGGCTTTCCACGATTTCAACGCATCAGTCAAGGGGCTTGCCGACTTTCCAGAGGAAGAGCGTCCCCCGGTCCTGCTCACATTTATGGGATTCAGAATCATGGTAGGCCTTGGCACCCTCTTTATTCTGCTCACCCTTGTGGGGTTCATGAAACGCAACCGCCTCATGGAATCCCCGGGTTATCTCAAAATCATGATGTGGGCCATCCCCCTTCCCTACATTGCCATTGAGATGGGATGGATGGTGGCCGAAGTCGGTCGTCAGCCCTGGATCGTCTACGGATTGATGAAAACCTCCCAGGCGGCATCCCCCATTGCAGGCTACCAGGTAATGATCTCCCTTATCGCCTTTATTCTTGTTTATGGTCTTCTTGGGGCTGTCGGGTTCTACCTGATGGCAAAAAAGGCCATACAGGGTCCTGAGCCGGAAACCGTTCAGCAATAACATTAAATTCAACAATTACAGGAGCTTTCAATTATGGAATTGCAAACAACCTGGTTTATCCTATGGGGCCTTTTGTGGGCGATCTTCTTCATGACAGACGGGTTTGACTTTGGCGTGGGAACCCTGTACCCCTTTCTTGGAAAATCCGACATTGACCGGCGTATGATGATCAACTCGGTCGGCCCCCTGTGGGACGGAAACGAGGTATGGCTCATAACGGCAGGGGGTGTCACCTTTGCCGCCTTTCCCAAGGTGTATGCCGTCATGTTTTCCACCCTTTACGCACCGCTGCTGCTCATTCTCTTTGCCCTGATCCTGAGGGGGGTGGCCTTTGAATTCAGGGGGCAGATCCACTCGGAAGGCTGGAAACGGATCTGGGACGCCTGTATCTTCATTGGCAGCGCAGCTCCAGCCCTTTTGTTCGGGGTGGCCTTTGCCAATATTTTCAGGGGAATCCCCTTTGATGCCAATGGCCTGTACCATGGAAATCTTCTCATGCTCCTCAACCCTTACGGGATTCTTGGGGGCGCCCTTTTCCTGGTACTTTTTATGCTCCACGGGGCCAACTGGCTTGCCATTAAAACAACGGGAGATCTCCATGATCGGTCCGTTGCAACGGCCGGAAAACTCTGGCTTGCAGTTGTTCCCCTGGCCGTTCTCTTTCTTGTGGCAAGTTTTTTTGCAACCTCACTCTATGACAACTACTTCAAATATCCGGCCCTCTTCCTCGTGATTATTGTTACCGTTGCAGCCCTTCTGGGTGTTCGGTATTTTATTGCTAAACAATATTTTTTCAGGGCGTGGTTTGCATCTGCCGTCACCATCGTGGGAGCCACTTTTTTCGGAATCGCAGGGCTTTTTCCAACACTTTACCCCTCGCTGAACAATCCCGGGGCAAGCCTTACAGCCTTTAATGCATCCTCAAGCCCCTTGACCCTTAAGATAATGCTCACGGTGGTATTGATTTTTCTGCCCCTGGTCATTGCCTACCAGATCTGGGCCTACAACCTGTTCAAGGGAAAATTGACGAAGCATGATCTTGAGTATTGACGGGCACGGCCGGAGTGGGGTATCTGCCCTGGCCACAACGAATTTTGAAACGCCGTCATTGACAATGCTTTGGCGAGTGTTTCATAGAAAGAAGATACTCTGCCAACAAAGGAGGTCAAACGTAATGAATATTGACAAAATGGTTTTTGCCATTACCGGAGCCCTGATACTGGTCACCATTATTTTTGCCGTCTCCCACAGCCTCTACTGGCTGTGGGTTACGGCCTTTATCGGAGCCAACCTTTTCCAGGCGTCATTTACCGGTTTTTGTCCCCTTGCCATCTTTTTAAAAGCTGCAGGGGTTAAATCTGGAAACGCTTTTTAAACAAACCACCACACCAAAAGGAGAAAATTATGGACAAGTATGTATGCGATCTATGCGGTTATGTGTATGACCCGGCAAACGGAGATGCGGACAATGGGATTGATCCGGGAACAAGCTTTGCCGATCTTCCGGCAGACTGGGTCTGCCCTGTTTGCGGTGCAGGAAAAGAAGATTTTTCCAAGGAAGGATAAGCAGGAAGGATAAGCATCAATTCATGGCCCTGCCCTGAACACCAGGGCAGGGCCATTGTTTTACCACACCTCAGGATAGCCGACATCCACAAACATCTGCTCAAGTGCCAACTTGTGGCCCCGTTCCATGGCGGCAAGATCAACAAACACCTTTTTCTGACCATCATCCGAACACGCCTCTGCAAGCTGGGTGTACCCCTTCATGGCTCTCTCTTCCTTTTTCATGGCAAGGGCAATGGCGTCGGCAGGTTTCATATCCAGGGAGAGCCTGGGCTCGTCAATGGTTTCAGCCACCTTATAATCAATGGTTTCATTAAAATTAAGCACCATGGTTTTTTTCGTCAAAATATTTCTAAGAAGTTGTTCATGGCCCTTTTCTTCCTTTGCAAAACCCTGGAACATTTTCTTGAGATAGGGATCCTTGATCTTTGCTGCGGCTGCCTGGTAAAATTCCCAGGCTTCGATCTCGTTGGCAATGGCCATGTCCACAATTTCTTCAAAAGTACTTACATCCATATTCCGCCTCCATCTGATGGTTATCGTTAATTTGAGTGCTGCCGGGACGTCATTTCCCGTCTAATCTTTCTGGGGCCATTCAGTCACTGTACCGTTGGTTACATGAAAACAGAAACCGTCCCATTCAAACTCCCTGAACGAAACAGGACAACGGAGCCTGATTTTTTTCTCTGTGGCATGGACGACCTCCCAGTCCCCTTTTCTGGGACCGGAATTGATGTGTATTTTCTGTCCTTCGTGAAAATCATAGGGTGAAAAAAACGCCACCGTATGGGATTCGACCATATCAACCCCCCTGTGTCTGCAAGTTAAAAAGAACCATATTTTCCTCGAGCATCTTTCTGCCCATGAGATCCGCCATGGCCCGGCCGGCCGTTTGATGATCCACACCGGGAATCAGAGCGTACCTTACAATGGCAGACAGCACCATAATATTCTGCATCTTTGGATTGTTCAGACAGGGATCATGAATCCTGTATACCGTGACATCCTTTTGTGCGCAAGCCTTTTCAATATCCACTGTCCCCACGGGTTCTGCCGTGCCCAGGCGAACCCCAAGCGGCTGCCACTCGGCATCATAGTAGACCAGGGTCCCCCCTTTTTTAGCGGCGGTCTTCACCCCCCGCAACGCTTCATTACGTTCAAGGGCAACAACAATATCAGCCCTTCCCAATGGGATCATGGGCGAATAGACACGATTGCCCACCCTGAGATGGGAAACCACAATCCCTCCCCGCTGGGCAAGACCATGGGTGTCAACCCCCTTGACCTTCAACCCGGCATGGTCAACGGCCCGGGTGACAAGCTCACTCAAGAGTCCGATGCCCTGGCCCCCCACCCCGATCATGTAGACGTTGAATTCATCCATTATTCATGCCCTCCTTGCGGTGAGGGTTCAGTACCAATGGCGGACTTTCGGGGGACAATGGCTGACACAGGACAGGTCTGGACACAGGATCTGTCCCCGATGCAAAGATCGGAATTTACCCCGATGGATTTATCCGGATTTCGGGTGAAAGAGGGACATCCAAATTCGGCAATACAGACATGATGGCGTTTGCAGACACTGGTGTCAATGGTCACCCCGGGTCTGTCCTTGTTCTTATTCCTGCGCTGTTCACGGGTAAATTTGAGCATGCACGGATGGCGTGCGATCACCACGCTGAACCCATCATCGGTCATGGCCTGTTTAACCAGGTCGGTCAGCTGATCCTGGAGATAGGTGTCAACCTCATACACGTGCTTGACTCCAAGCGCCTGAAGCACCGCTTTGATGGATATTTTCCCACTCACCCCGCCGAGGGTCCTATCCGTTGCAGGGTTGTCCTGATGGCCGGTCATGGCCGTTGTGCCGTTTTCCATGAGTATAAGCGTAATATTGTGGTTATTAAAAACCGCGTTGGTGATCCCGGGTAGCCCGGCATGGAAAAAGGTAGAGTCACCCATAAAGGCGACCACCCTTCGGGACCGGTTAAAAAGGGAGAGTCCAGACCCAATTCCAGGGGATGCACCCATGCACATGAGCAGCTGTCCCATTTCATAGGGGGGAAGGAATCCAAGGGTGTGGCAGCCGATATCCCCTACGGTTATGTCCGTTGTCTCAACGGCCTTTTTTATGGCATAAAATGCACTGCGGTGTCCGCATCCGGGACACATCTGTGCCGGACGATCTGGAACAATGATTTCCGGGACACCCACCGCCCCCTGACCCTGAGCGCCTGTTTCGGGAAGCGTGTCCGGCCACCGCCGTTTCAAAATCTCGTACACTCTGTCGGCCGTGTACTCACCGATCCAGTCGTCCAAAGTTTCTTTGCCATAAATTTTAGTGCCAACGCCTGCATCAAAGGCTATTGCTTTGACATCTTTTTCCAGGATGTCATCGAGTTCCTCAAGCACCTGAACCTCCCTGTGCCGGGCAATAAAATTTTCCACAAGCTTTCGGGGAACAGGGTATACAAAACCAAGTTTCAGGATATCGGGTTTTGTGTCTGCGGTTTCAAGCACGTCCATGAGGGACAAAAAGGGAAGCCCCATGGTGATGATGCCAAACCGTTGATTGTTGTTGTCAATCAATCGGTTAAGGGGGCTCTTTTCCCCCACCTTTTCAACATCAGCCAGTTTTTCAAGGGCTCGCTTTTTCTTAGGGGCAACGGTTGTCGTCAATGGGATATAGGGGCCGTTTTCAACGTCAAACCGGGGCGTATCATCAAAGCGCCCCGGGGTGTATGGGCCAAAGGCAACCTTTTCCCTGGCGTGGCAGACATGGGTGGTCAACCGCAGGATTACCGGCATATGATACTTCGTGGACAGGGCTGCAGCTTCCCTGTAAAAGGTGTACACCTCCTGGGGATTGGCGGGTTCAAGCACAGGGGTATAGCCCATACGGGCAAAATGACGGTTGTCCTGTTCGTTCTGGGAGGAATTTGCCCCGGGATCATCGCCAAGGACAATGACCATACCCCCGATAATATTCATGAGGTTGAGCTGAATAAAGGTGTCAGAGGCAACGTTCATTCCAACGCTCTTAAAGAACACCGTTGAAAAATGGCCGTTGATTGCAGCCCCATAGGCCACCTCACAGGCCACCTTCTCATTTATGGAAAACTCAAAATAAAACGGTCGTTGATCTGGCGGAATCGATTGAATGGCCGTTGCGATTTCAGGTGTGGGGGACCCTGGGTAGGAAGTTACGACACGGGTTCCGGATTCCACCATGGCCCTGACCAGGGCGGTATTACCCATGACGATTTCATCAAAGGCGTTTTGTTGAACCAGCATCTCTCCCATGGGCTTCATTGTTTTCCTCCTTGGGGATAGATCAAAATCCGCCCTGCTGTTCATGCTAGGGCAAAATGATGCCTGGACAATTTAATACGATCAGCTGGGGGCGGATTTTATCCACCCCCATGGTTTTGATTATGCGGCAAGCTCCTTTTTGAGCCACTCCCTCACCTCTCCTTCAACGGCATAGACCCCCTTGTGCTTTCCCTCAGAGCGAATCACCTGCTCTTCAAGCCCCTGGGGAAGCCTGAAGCTGGCAAGTTCCTCGGAATCAAACCCCCTTCTCCTGACCAGGGTGATGATCGGCGGATTTTTCCAGGTATTCATTACAAAATAGACGGTCTCATTATTGTTATCCCTGGAATTATAGTAAGAAAGATCCCGCAGTGGTCCCCATTCAAGGTGAAGGGCGATGGCCTCTTCGGGCGTCATATCCCAGTCTACTGCATTCAGGACGTTCAGATTTTTTTTAATATCGTTGAGATTCATTAATGCTCCTCCTAATATAAGATTAATCCAACGATAACTAACGTAGCAATTCCCATGCCAGGGTCAAAAGTGTCTCACTCTATTTTTCGACCTGCATGCTTTTCCATACGATCAATAATCCAGGGGCCAAGATCAAGGTCAGGGGGAAGATCCTTCATGGCAATCTCGACCCTGGCCATGGATTTATGCCCCCCGGCCGAACCCAAATCCCCAAACGCCTGCTTTACTGCTGTACCTGCGCTTTTCCTCAGGCCGTCATTTCTAAAAATAATGACAAGGTTTTCATTGTAC
Coding sequences:
- the proC gene encoding pyrroline-5-carboxylate reductase, with product MLSDQKIGFIGSGNMGEALISGLVLSKVSLPENIICSDVRQDQLDAIQAKYGIATTTENLEVIERSDIVVYATKPQILHTVFKETAKALDMSKLIISIAAGVPLAAIESCLQKKLRLIRVMPNICAFVRESATAIAAGKNVLKGDVELAKAVFDSVGKSVFIQENVLMDAFTGLSGSGPAYIFMIIDAMADAGVKMGLSRKDSLFLSTQTVLGAAKLLLESKEHPGQLKDRVTSPGGTAIAGIHTLEQGGLRTTMINAVEAASKRSTELGELMIKNFAKNNEEE
- a CDS encoding DVU0298 family protein, with protein sequence MSGLRKLKNEVYTLLARDDGKSFPDEILGYNLKRVVNPLISYIQSCDEHIRARAVVSLGQVVATLADRDMESARVVMRRLMWSLNDESGGIGWGAPESMGEIMAVHGGLAREFHRILISYVDSEGNYLEYEPLRQGAVKGLKRLFAAQPLIMAPYTHLLGTF
- a CDS encoding ferredoxin — protein: MQKKLEIDLSECVLCDICVELCPHVFRKNDANYIELVESDSYPEEDINDIIRSCRGHCIEWIEET
- a CDS encoding cytochrome ubiquinol oxidase subunit I — translated: MDPVFLSRLQFAVATMFHFLFVPLTLGLSIIIAYMETKYARTGDTTYLRMTKFWGKLFLINFAVGVVTGITLEFQFGTNWSRYSEYVGDVFGSLLAIEPTMAFFLESTFIGIWVFGWKRLSAKAHAAVMWMVAIAGNFSAVWILTANGFMQHPVGYTIRNGRAEMTDFLALVFNKFALLEIVHMIPSALVLGAFFIMGISAYHLLKKQHVDLFTRSFKIALVIGLVSSLAVAFTGDLHAVHVSEVQPAKLAAMESHWETQTQAPIVLFAIPDEAAGKNAWEFGSIPGILSFMAFHDFNASVKGLADFPEEERPPVLLTFMGFRIMVGLGTLFILLTLVGFMKRNRLMESPGYLKIMMWAIPLPYIAIEMGWMVAEVGRQPWIVYGLMKTSQAASPIAGYQVMISLIAFILVYGLLGAVGFYLMAKKAIQGPEPETVQQ
- the cydB gene encoding cytochrome d ubiquinol oxidase subunit II; its protein translation is MELQTTWFILWGLLWAIFFMTDGFDFGVGTLYPFLGKSDIDRRMMINSVGPLWDGNEVWLITAGGVTFAAFPKVYAVMFSTLYAPLLLILFALILRGVAFEFRGQIHSEGWKRIWDACIFIGSAAPALLFGVAFANIFRGIPFDANGLYHGNLLMLLNPYGILGGALFLVLFMLHGANWLAIKTTGDLHDRSVATAGKLWLAVVPLAVLFLVASFFATSLYDNYFKYPALFLVIIVTVAALLGVRYFIAKQYFFRAWFASAVTIVGATFFGIAGLFPTLYPSLNNPGASLTAFNASSSPLTLKIMLTVVLIFLPLVIAYQIWAYNLFKGKLTKHDLEY
- a CDS encoding YgaP family membrane protein; translated protein: MNIDKMVFAITGALILVTIIFAVSHSLYWLWVTAFIGANLFQASFTGFCPLAIFLKAAGVKSGNAF
- the rd gene encoding rubredoxin, which codes for MDKYVCDLCGYVYDPANGDADNGIDPGTSFADLPADWVCPVCGAGKEDFSKEG
- a CDS encoding ferritin-like domain-containing protein; translation: MDVSTFEEIVDMAIANEIEAWEFYQAAAAKIKDPYLKKMFQGFAKEEKGHEQLLRNILTKKTMVLNFNETIDYKVAETIDEPRLSLDMKPADAIALAMKKEERAMKGYTQLAEACSDDGQKKVFVDLAAMERGHKLALEQMFVDVGYPEVW
- a CDS encoding 2-oxoacid:acceptor oxidoreductase family protein → MDEFNVYMIGVGGQGIGLLSELVTRAVDHAGLKVKGVDTHGLAQRGGIVVSHLRVGNRVYSPMIPLGRADIVVALERNEALRGVKTAAKKGGTLVYYDAEWQPLGVRLGTAEPVGTVDIEKACAQKDVTVYRIHDPCLNNPKMQNIMVLSAIVRYALIPGVDHQTAGRAMADLMGRKMLEENMVLFNLQTQGG
- a CDS encoding thiamine pyrophosphate-dependent enzyme gives rise to the protein MKPMGEMLVQQNAFDEIVMGNTALVRAMVESGTRVVTSYPGSPTPEIATAIQSIPPDQRPFYFEFSINEKVACEVAYGAAINGHFSTVFFKSVGMNVASDTFIQLNLMNIIGGMVIVLGDDPGANSSQNEQDNRHFARMGYTPVLEPANPQEVYTFYREAAALSTKYHMPVILRLTTHVCHAREKVAFGPYTPGRFDDTPRFDVENGPYIPLTTTVAPKKKRALEKLADVEKVGEKSPLNRLIDNNNQRFGIITMGLPFLSLMDVLETADTKPDILKLGFVYPVPRKLVENFIARHREVQVLEELDDILEKDVKAIAFDAGVGTKIYGKETLDDWIGEYTADRVYEILKRRWPDTLPETGAQGQGAVGVPEIIVPDRPAQMCPGCGHRSAFYAIKKAVETTDITVGDIGCHTLGFLPPYEMGQLLMCMGASPGIGSGLSLFNRSRRVVAFMGDSTFFHAGLPGITNAVFNNHNITLILMENGTTAMTGHQDNPATDRTLGGVSGKISIKAVLQALGVKHVYEVDTYLQDQLTDLVKQAMTDDGFSVVIARHPCMLKFTREQRRNKNKDRPGVTIDTSVCKRHHVCIAEFGCPSFTRNPDKSIGVNSDLCIGDRSCVQTCPVSAIVPRKSAIGTEPSPQGGHE
- a CDS encoding DVU0772 family protein, whose protein sequence is MNLNDIKKNLNVLNAVDWDMTPEEAIALHLEWGPLRDLSYYNSRDNNNETVYFVMNTWKNPPIITLVRRRGFDSEELASFRLPQGLEEQVIRSEGKHKGVYAVEGEVREWLKKELAA